A region from the Alnus glutinosa chromosome 5, dhAlnGlut1.1, whole genome shotgun sequence genome encodes:
- the LOC133867827 gene encoding uncharacterized protein LOC133867827 — translation MARSSTATTTSFPAIKPEDYTHSPVHYAVAVGDHTTLSRLVSTMPKLADPDRIHTESDSLAQERLSDQISSVLDRRDVPFRETPLHLAVRLNDAVSARALALAGADVSLQNSAGWNPLQEALVRRTSDIALILLRQHHRSAWSKWRRRLPRVIAVLRRMRDFYMEISFHFESSVIPFVGKIAPSDTYKIWKRDGNLRADTSLAGFDGLKIQRADQSFLFLGDGDQSHDIPPGALLVLNRDDRKIFDAFENAGAPMSESDIAGFCSQTSVYRPGMDVTKAELVGRTNWRRQEKTESVGEWKAKVYEIHNVVFSFRSRKVAGGDADVAGSEQVLPLELDEDDDGFLVAENPNFGVSSDRRRHSSFVREEREWVTLPRKSVDVPPSAAVAPRRAAVSATQTKEKEYIRSLRPSVWLTEQFPLKTEELLPLLDILANKVKAVRRMRELLTTKFPPGTFPVKVAIPVVPTVRVVITFTKFVDLQPTEQFYTPFSSPRHLIHGGRGGEEEHKSETHHSSLPSSSSSSTSSSLSSMWLRRSNSQSVSASKQQQQHQRCSGPGEQESDPFAIPSGYTWTSVDDKSRKMKKSKSTRKSK, via the exons ATGGCGAGGTCCTCCACGGCCACAACGACGTCGTTTCCGGCGATAAAGCCCGAGGACTACACGCACAGCCCCGTCCACTACGCCGTCGCCGTAGGGGATCACACCACACTGTCCCGACTCGTCTCCACCATGCCCAAACTCGCTGATCCGGATAGGATCCATACCGAGTCCGACTCCCTCGCTCAGGAGCGACTCAGCGACCAGATCTCCTCCGTCCTCGACCGCCGCGACGTGCCCTTCCGGGAGACCCCGCTCCACCTCGCAGTGCGACTCAACGACGCCGTCTCAGCCCGTGCCCTCGCCCTCGCCGGCGCCGACGTCTCCCTCCAGAATTCAGCAGGGTGGAACCCCCTCCAGGAGGCCCTCGTTCGCCGTACTTCCGACATCGCGCTCATCCTCCTCCGCCAGCACCACCGCTCCGCCTGGAGCAAGTGGCGCCGGAGACTGCCGCGTGTCATCGCCGTGCTCAGGCGCATGCGAGACTTCTACATGGAGATCTCCTTCCACTTCGAGAGCTCCGTCATTCCTTTCGTCGGAAAAATCGCACCCTCCGACACGTACAAGATCTGGAAGCGCGACGGCAACCTCAGAGCCGACACGTCCCTGGCCGGCTTCGACGGCCTGAAAATTCAGCGCGCTGATCAGAGCTTCCTCTTCCTCGGCGACGGTGATCAGAGCCACGACATTCCCCCCGGCGCTCTCTTAGTCCTCAACCGCGACGACCGCAAGATTTTCGACGCCTTCGAGAACGCCGGAGCTCCGATGAGCGAGTCCGACATCGCCGGGTTCTGCTCTCAGACCAGCGTCTACCGGCCCGGCATGGACGTCACCAAAGCCGAACTCGTCGGTAGAACCAACTGGAGGCGCCAGGAGAAGACCGAGAGCGTCGGAGAGTGGAAAGCCAAGGTCTACGAGATTCACAACGTCGTCTTCAGCTTCCGCTCACGCAAAGTCGCCGGCGGAGACGCTGACGTGGCGGGGAGCGAGCAGGTCCTCCCTCTAGAGCTCGACGAAGACGATGACGGCTTTTTGGTGGCCGAGAATCCGAATTTCGGGGTATCTTCGGACCGGCGGAGGCACAGTAGCTTCGTTAGGGAGGAGAGAGAGTGGGTGACACTGCCGAGGAAAAGCGTGGACGTACCTCCGTCAGCGGCGGTGGCGCCTAGGCGCGCGGCGGTATCTGCTACGCAGACGAAGGAAAAAGAATACATACGGAGCTTACGGCCGTCGGTTTGGTTAACAGAGCAGTTTCCATTGAAGACGGAGGAGCTCTTGCCGTTACTTGACATTTTGGCGAACAAAGTGAAGGCGGTGAGGAGGATGAGAGAGCTGCTCACCACCAAGTTTCCTCCGGGGACATTTCCTGTAAAG GTTGCGATTCCGGTAGTTCCTACAGTTAGGGTGGTGATAACGTTCACAAAGTTCGTTGACCTCCAACCAACCGAACAGTTCTACACTCCGTTCTCGAGCCCCAGACACTTAATTCATGGAGGACGAGGTGGTGAGGAAGAGCACAAATCAGAGACCCACCATTCATCGTTACCATCGTCGTCATCGTCATCGACATCGTCGTCTTTGTCGTCGATGTGGTTGAGGCGGAGCAACAGCCAGTCGGTGTCGGCGAGcaagcaacaacaacagcacCAACGATGTTCTGGTCCGGGGGAACAAGAGTCGGACCCTTTTGCTATTCCTAGTGGGTATACATGGACTAGCGTCGATGATAAGTCACGTAAAATGAAGAAATCCAAGTCTACGAGGAAGTCCAAGTAG
- the LOC133869565 gene encoding lactoylglutathione lyase GLX1: MAEAAPVAPNAELLEWPKKDKRRLLHVVYRVGDLERTIKFYTECFGMKLLRKRDIPEEKYSNAFLGFGPEQSNFVVELTYNYGVTSYDIGTGFGHFAIATPDVYKLVEDIRARGGNVTREPGPVKGGQSVIAFVKDPDGYAFELIQRGPTPEPLCQVMLRVGDLDRSIKFYEKALGMRQLKKVDRPEYKYTIAMLGYAEEHETTVLELTYNYGVTEYTKGNAYAQIAIGTDDVYKSGEVVNLVIQELGGKITRQPGPIPGLNTKITSFLDPDGWKTVLVDNEDFLKELE; this comes from the exons ATGGCTGAGGCTGCACCTGTTGCTCCTAATGCGGAGTTGTTGGAATGGCCGAAGAAGGACAAGCGCCGATTACTTCATGTTGTGTATCGTGTCGGTGATCTTGAACGCACCATCAA GTTTTACACTGAGTGTTTTGGGATGAAGCTGCTGAGGAAAAGAGACATTCCAGAAGAGAAGTACTCCAATGCTTTCCTTGGGTTTGGCCCAGAACAGTCTAATTTTGTTGTGGAATTGACATACA ATTATGGTGTGACTTCATATGACATCGGAACCGGTTTTGGTCATTTTGCCATTGCGACTCCAGAT GTTTACAAATTGGTTGAAGACATCCGTGCCAGGGGTGGCAATGTCACTAGGGAGCCTGGCCCTGTTAAAGGTGGACAAAGTGTGATTGCCTTTGTGAAGGATCCCGATGGTTATGCTTTTGAGCTTATCCAAAGAGGTCCAACTCCCGAGCCACTCTGTCAAGTAATGCTTCGTGTTGGCGATTTGGACCGCTCAATCAAGTTTTATGAAAAG GCCTTGGGAATGAGGCAATTGAAGAAGGTTGATAGACCTGAATACAAG TACACCATAGCCATGCTGGGGTATGCAGAAGAACATGAGACAACTGTCCTGGAGTTGACCTACAATTATGGTGTGACTGAATATACCAAGGGAAATGCATATGCACAG ATTGCTATTGGTACTGATGATGTTTACAAAAGTGGTGAGGTTGTCAACTTGGTCATTCAAGAGCTTGGAGGAAAGATCACTCGACAACCAGGACCAATTCCGGGACTCAACACCAAGATTACCTCTTTCCTAGATCCAGATGGCTGGAAAACT GTCCTCGTTGACAATGAAGATTTCCTAAAGGAGCTGGAGTGA
- the LOC133869538 gene encoding arogenate dehydratase/prephenate dehydratase 1, chloroplastic isoform X2, protein MALKGAAIWVCARTSCSDLGASDLGSRNSGSAVSLRFDLEKFRKWECCSLGALAQRAITPVEDEKPHMPGVESSGAVESTQGNESRGFHKDLNLLPKPLSANDLSSCPSNGSKVRVAYQGLPGAYSEAAALKAYPKSETVPCDQFEEAFKAVELWLVDKAVLPIENSVGGSIHRNYDLLLRHRLHIVGEVQMQVIHCLLGLPGVRKEDLKSVLSHPMALDQCDMMLSNLGVVRINADDTAGAAQMVASTGLRDTAAIASSRAAEIYGLDILAEKIQDDDDNITRFLILAREPIIPGTDRPYKTSIVFTLEEGPGILFKALSVFALRGINLSKIESRPQKQRPLRVVDDSNDGSAKYFDYLFFIDFEASMAEPRAQYALGHLQEFSRFLRVLGSYPIDTVL, encoded by the exons ATGGCTCTCAAGGGTGCAGCCATCTGGGTTTGTGCCAGAACTTCTTGTTCTGATCTCGGGGCCTCGGATTTGGGGTCTAGGAATTCTGGGTCAGCTGTCAGTTTGAGGTTCGATTTGGAAAAGTTTCGCAAATGGGAATGTTGTAGTTTGGGTGCTTTGGCCCAGCGAGCTATCACTCCTGTGGAAGATGAGAAGCCGCACATGCCCGGGGTTGAGTCTTCTGGGGCCGTTGAGTCGACTCAGGGCAATGAGTCGAGGGGGTTTCACAAGGATTTGAACCTTCTTCCTA AACCGTTGTCCGCAAATGACCtctcttcttgtccaagtaatGGTTCAAAAGTGCGAGTTGCCTATCAG GGGTTACCAGGAGCATATAGCGAGGCTGCGGCACTGAAAGCATACCCCAAGTCTGAGACTGTTCCATGTGACCAGTTTGAAGAAGCATTCAAG GCTGTTGAACTGTGGTTAGTGGATAAAGCAGTTCTTCCCATTGAGAATTCTGTTGGTGGGAGCATCCACCGTAATTACGACTTGCTCCTTCGACATAGGCTGCACATAGTCGGGGAGGTGCAGATGCAAGTTATCCATTGCCTTTTAGGGTTGCCTGGTGTAAGAAAAGAGGACCTAAAAAGTGTTTTGAGCCATCCTATG GCTCTTGATCAATGTGACATGATGCTAAGTAATTTAGGCGTTGTCAGAATTAATGCTGATGATACTGCTGGTGCTGCTCAG ATGGTGGCATCAACTGGCTTGAGAGATACTGCAGCCATTGCAAGTTCTAGAGCCGCAGAAATTTATGGGCTTGACATTCTTGCCGAAAAGATTCAG gatgatgatgataatattACACGATTCTTGATACTTGCCAGGGAACCTATAATTCCAGGAACTGATAGGCCCTATAAg ACAAGCATTGTTTTTACTCTAGAAGAAGGTCCCGGTATACTGTTTAAAGCTTTATCAGTGTTTGCTCTGAGGGGCATTAATCTATCAAAG ATTGAGAGTCGCCCACAGAAACAAAGACCTTTAAGGGTTGTTGATGATTCTAATGACGGGAGTGCCAA GTATTTTGACTACTTGTTCTTTATCGACTTCGAAGCTTCTATGGCTGAGCCTCGCGCCCAATATGCTTTAGGGCATCTGCAG GAATTCTCGAGATTTCTTCGTGTCCTCGGTAGCTATCCGATAGATACAGTTCTATAG
- the LOC133869538 gene encoding arogenate dehydratase/prephenate dehydratase 1, chloroplastic isoform X3, whose product MALKGAAIWVCARTSCSDLGASDLGSRNSGSAVSLRFDLEKFRKWECCSLGALAQRAITPVEDEKPHMPGVESSGAVESTQGNESRGFHKDLNLLPKPLSANDLSSCPSNGSKVRVAYQGLPGAYSEAAALKAYPKSETVPCDQFEEAFKAVELWLVDKAVLPIENSVGGSIHRNYDLLLRHRLHIVGEVQMQVIHCLLGLPGVRKEDLKSVLSHPMALDQCDMMLSNLGVVRINADDTAGAAQMVASTGLRDTAAIASSRAAEIYGLDILAEKIQDDDDNITRFLILAREPIIPGTDRPYKTSIVFTLEEGPGILFKALSVFALRGINLSKIESRPQKQRPLRVVDDSNDGSANGECFLVAGILTTCSLSTSKLLWLSLAPNML is encoded by the exons ATGGCTCTCAAGGGTGCAGCCATCTGGGTTTGTGCCAGAACTTCTTGTTCTGATCTCGGGGCCTCGGATTTGGGGTCTAGGAATTCTGGGTCAGCTGTCAGTTTGAGGTTCGATTTGGAAAAGTTTCGCAAATGGGAATGTTGTAGTTTGGGTGCTTTGGCCCAGCGAGCTATCACTCCTGTGGAAGATGAGAAGCCGCACATGCCCGGGGTTGAGTCTTCTGGGGCCGTTGAGTCGACTCAGGGCAATGAGTCGAGGGGGTTTCACAAGGATTTGAACCTTCTTCCTA AACCGTTGTCCGCAAATGACCtctcttcttgtccaagtaatGGTTCAAAAGTGCGAGTTGCCTATCAG GGGTTACCAGGAGCATATAGCGAGGCTGCGGCACTGAAAGCATACCCCAAGTCTGAGACTGTTCCATGTGACCAGTTTGAAGAAGCATTCAAG GCTGTTGAACTGTGGTTAGTGGATAAAGCAGTTCTTCCCATTGAGAATTCTGTTGGTGGGAGCATCCACCGTAATTACGACTTGCTCCTTCGACATAGGCTGCACATAGTCGGGGAGGTGCAGATGCAAGTTATCCATTGCCTTTTAGGGTTGCCTGGTGTAAGAAAAGAGGACCTAAAAAGTGTTTTGAGCCATCCTATG GCTCTTGATCAATGTGACATGATGCTAAGTAATTTAGGCGTTGTCAGAATTAATGCTGATGATACTGCTGGTGCTGCTCAG ATGGTGGCATCAACTGGCTTGAGAGATACTGCAGCCATTGCAAGTTCTAGAGCCGCAGAAATTTATGGGCTTGACATTCTTGCCGAAAAGATTCAG gatgatgatgataatattACACGATTCTTGATACTTGCCAGGGAACCTATAATTCCAGGAACTGATAGGCCCTATAAg ACAAGCATTGTTTTTACTCTAGAAGAAGGTCCCGGTATACTGTTTAAAGCTTTATCAGTGTTTGCTCTGAGGGGCATTAATCTATCAAAG ATTGAGAGTCGCCCACAGAAACAAAGACCTTTAAGGGTTGTTGATGATTCTAATGACGGGAGTGCCAA TGGTGAATGTTTTCTGGTGGCAGGTATTTTGACTACTTGTTCTTTATCGACTTCGAAGCTTCTATGGCTGAGCCTCGCGCCCAATATGCTTTAG
- the LOC133869538 gene encoding arogenate dehydratase/prephenate dehydratase 1, chloroplastic isoform X1, whose protein sequence is MALKGAAIWVCARTSCSDLGASDLGSRNSGSAVSLRFDLEKFRKWECCSLGALAQRAITPVEDEKPHMPGVESSGAVESTQGNESRGFHKDLNLLPKPLSANDLSSCPSNGSKVRVAYQGLPGAYSEAAALKAYPKSETVPCDQFEEAFKAVELWLVDKAVLPIENSVGGSIHRNYDLLLRHRLHIVGEVQMQVIHCLLGLPGVRKEDLKSVLSHPMALDQCDMMLSNLGVVRINADDTAGAAQMVASTGLRDTAAIASSRAAEIYGLDILAEKIQDDDDNITRFLILAREPIIPGTDRPYKTSIVFTLEEGPGILFKALSVFALRGINLSKIESRPQKQRPLRVVDDSNDGSAKYFDYLFFIDFEASMAEPRAQYALGHLQQEFSRFLRVLGSYPIDTVL, encoded by the exons ATGGCTCTCAAGGGTGCAGCCATCTGGGTTTGTGCCAGAACTTCTTGTTCTGATCTCGGGGCCTCGGATTTGGGGTCTAGGAATTCTGGGTCAGCTGTCAGTTTGAGGTTCGATTTGGAAAAGTTTCGCAAATGGGAATGTTGTAGTTTGGGTGCTTTGGCCCAGCGAGCTATCACTCCTGTGGAAGATGAGAAGCCGCACATGCCCGGGGTTGAGTCTTCTGGGGCCGTTGAGTCGACTCAGGGCAATGAGTCGAGGGGGTTTCACAAGGATTTGAACCTTCTTCCTA AACCGTTGTCCGCAAATGACCtctcttcttgtccaagtaatGGTTCAAAAGTGCGAGTTGCCTATCAG GGGTTACCAGGAGCATATAGCGAGGCTGCGGCACTGAAAGCATACCCCAAGTCTGAGACTGTTCCATGTGACCAGTTTGAAGAAGCATTCAAG GCTGTTGAACTGTGGTTAGTGGATAAAGCAGTTCTTCCCATTGAGAATTCTGTTGGTGGGAGCATCCACCGTAATTACGACTTGCTCCTTCGACATAGGCTGCACATAGTCGGGGAGGTGCAGATGCAAGTTATCCATTGCCTTTTAGGGTTGCCTGGTGTAAGAAAAGAGGACCTAAAAAGTGTTTTGAGCCATCCTATG GCTCTTGATCAATGTGACATGATGCTAAGTAATTTAGGCGTTGTCAGAATTAATGCTGATGATACTGCTGGTGCTGCTCAG ATGGTGGCATCAACTGGCTTGAGAGATACTGCAGCCATTGCAAGTTCTAGAGCCGCAGAAATTTATGGGCTTGACATTCTTGCCGAAAAGATTCAG gatgatgatgataatattACACGATTCTTGATACTTGCCAGGGAACCTATAATTCCAGGAACTGATAGGCCCTATAAg ACAAGCATTGTTTTTACTCTAGAAGAAGGTCCCGGTATACTGTTTAAAGCTTTATCAGTGTTTGCTCTGAGGGGCATTAATCTATCAAAG ATTGAGAGTCGCCCACAGAAACAAAGACCTTTAAGGGTTGTTGATGATTCTAATGACGGGAGTGCCAA GTATTTTGACTACTTGTTCTTTATCGACTTCGAAGCTTCTATGGCTGAGCCTCGCGCCCAATATGCTTTAGGGCATCTGCAG caGGAATTCTCGAGATTTCTTCGTGTCCTCGGTAGCTATCCGATAGATACAGTTCTATAG